AAGGACGGCTTGAGAGTCTGTATCCACGAGCTTCGTGACTTTCAGCTTCTGCACGCGGTAGCTGATTCGTTGGCAGTAGTGACGACTCGCAGCTGAGCGTTCGTAGAATGTAGCGTCGATAGCACCGTGTTTTGAGGGATCGTGCAGCTGCGCCGACTGGCGCAGCAGCACTCGGCAGACGCTCATACTGATCTGGTCGAACGCCTTACACAACGTGGATGGGACGGGGAGATCGGCCGCGTCAAGGCCGATCTCCCCTGTTATTTGTGGCATCTCCTTCAGGAGGTCAATCGTCATCCGGTAGGACGTGTTGAGGTAAATCCGTAGACAATGGAGGGAAACGAGGGCATAGTCGGCGAATCCGCCGCCACCTTCCGGGGCGGCGGATTCGTCTCCATCGCCAGTAACTCTTTGAGCAATCGGGACAATCTCGCTAGTGAAGCGGGAGATTTGTGTCATAGGCAACCGAATCTCTCCGCTTCAACACCTTTGATTTAGCGACCCACCCCGACGCCATCTAGTGATTCAACACAGCCGTTCGAGGCGTTGTTCCAGCGTTGCAGCGTCGACACGCGTGAGACCATCCTCCTCCTTCTGGATTTATTCCTTTGGCTAGGTCAATACTGTCCCAGCCCTCTTTTTATCGACAACAGAATCAGGTGACAGCGTCGATGTTTGATCGACAGGATCAATTGAACGGGTTATCTGGGGTATCTAGCCGGGTAATACCCTCGATCCCGTCGAAGTCGTCGTCAAACGAGTAGAGGTACTCGATACCCGTCCGCTGCATATACGCAGCAATAGTCGCGTCACCAAACGAGAGGCTCTCATAGCTCTCAAAGAGTTCCATCGCACGGTGGAAGTCTTTTTGCGCACAATGGACCACCTCGAAGCCTGCTGAATTGGCGAGACGGGTTTTCAGGTCGACGGCGATATCGTGTCGCTGCCGCTCGTGAATCCAGTTCAGCGTCTCTAACAGAACATAATTCGTGATTCGAGCAGTCGGGAGATCGCCTCTATCGATGGCATAGACAATGTTCTCGGCTCGTTCATGACGGGTGTCCGGACTCGTGTCCTTGTAGTCGATGAGGATGTTAGCATCGACTACCGCGACCGCCATTCAGGAATCCTCCGTAAACACTAGGTCTTCCTCGTTACCAGCGAGATCATGCGTTTCGAGGCTATCACCGCCCATCGGAGCCTTCATGTCGTCGTCTTCGAACGCTCCATAGCGCTGTTTGACCACCTCTACGGAGAGATTTCCTTCTTCGTCAGTGTTCCATCGGAGTTTGTCACCAGGCTCGATATCGAGATGTCGGCGGAGGTCCGCCGGGATCGTGACCATTCCTCGATCACTGACTTTGGTTTCTTCAGGAGCTTCTTCTGCTGCCATACCCTCTAGTACAGGCTCACGCACAATACATGTTGCGCCACATGTTGTTCTTCAGCTCGAAGTGCGTGCCATCGCTCATTCAGGAGATATGCTCGAGTTTCACATCGAGGACCTCCTGTACACGAAGTCCACAATCGCCTATCAGTCGGATCGCCGCATTCCTGCTCAAAGATCTCGGCTTCCCGAGGGAGCACTTCGTATTCGCTCCGTGAGAGCCACACGTTCCAGGAGCTGTCTTTGTTCCGTTCGGTTCGTATTGCGTGTTACTCAAAAAAATTATGCACTTAGCGGTGTTGAAATCTACTCTCAACAGGGGCTATTCCCGGCCCAGAGCAGAATTTTTGCACGTTATTGCAGAAACGTGCAATTAGCGCCCTCATCGTGGTCCGTAAGGACCCATGAGGAAATCAGCGAAGTAATCACTCATCTAGTAGGTAAGACAGTGCAACACACAGAGAATTAATTCAACGGATGATTATTCCACATATCCAAGCTCACGGAGATCTTTGAGTATCTCGTCATCCTCTACTATATCCTCAATAGCTTCATCATGACCTTTATAACGTTGTTTGGCCAACTCTAACAGCTGACGAGCACTTCGGAGTCTGTACCGCACATCAGAATCATCTACATCATTCATCACGCCCTCAAGCAGCTCATCAATTGTCTCAAGTGTGTCTCTAACCATATATGTGGTGTTTTCACTCGCTAGAGGTCTATTCTACCGACTTCGGACCTAACTCTGGTTCGTGACCAACGCCTTTCACAACATCAGGATCTTTGAACAATCGGTGAGCGGTAAAGGTCCCTTTCTGGTAGCCGCCGCCAGTCCGTCGACACTCGATGATATCCAGAAACGCCTGGTCGTCGAGCAGCTGGCGAACACGATCTATTTTTATTGGATCGAATCTGGGGTCAAAGGGGCATCGACGCTTTCAGAATCAAATTCAGTCTGCAGAGTGCTTGACTGGATAGGCTGATTGGCCCGGGGACAGCATGGCATTAGGGGGATGGGGATTCGATGGTCCTTGGAGGTGAATTTCCTTAATCACGATTAAATTAGTGTCCTCCCCCATATCAAGGTACGCTAACTTCCTAAGAGTGAGAATCCAATTCATCCAACCAAGGTCGACTGGTTTTGTCCTCCCTTTATAATACCATCTCAGTAACTAGGTTACATTAATTTATGACCGCACCGACAGAGACAATTGAAATTCAGAACGTTGTTGCATCAACTGGAATCGATCAGGAACTTGATCTCGAAACACTTGTCGACGATATTCCCGGTGCCGAATTCAACCCAGACAACTTTCCTGGACTCGTTGATCGGACACAAGATCCAAAAGCTGCAGCACTGATTTTTCGCTCGGGGAAAATCGTCTGTACCGGCGCTGCAAGTGTTAATGATGTCCACGAGGCCCTCGAGATAATTTTTGAGAAGCTTCGTGAGTTGGGTATCCCAATCACTGACTCTCCAGAGATCACTGTCCAAAACATTGTTTCGAGTGCAGACCTCGGTTATGATCTTAATTTGAATGCACTCGCGATCGGGCTTGGGTTAGAGGATGTTGAGTACGAACCCGAACAGTTTCCTGGACTTGTCTACCGAATGGAGGATCCAGAGGTCGTCATCCTCCTCTTTGGGAGCGGTAAAATCGTAATTACGGGTGGTAAATTTGCTGAGGATGCGACTGCTGCTGTAGAGAATATTGTTGAGAAAATCGATGATCTCGGTCTGCTGGGCTAAGATTCAGGGATAGCCGTAGCAGCTGATTCGCTCTAGTACGTTTGTGAATAGCAGGGATTGTGATTTAATGACAATTCAAATCGACTCAGATGGGTTATTTTTAGAAATACCAACTAACAGTACATTTGATGGATGCAGTTGACGTTCAATATATTCTAACGAACTGAAGCAGGATACCTAGTTAAGAATATGTAGGTCTATATTTTTGAAACTGCCTCGATGATCTCCTGAGCAGTCGAACTAATTCGACCAAGGCGATCCTGGATCACCTCCGAATCCTCGTTCTCCCACGCCGCCAAGTAGAACGCAGAGCCACTCGTATCCAAGTCGAAAAATCGACCGACGATGTACGCGACGGCCTCGGCTTCGACCTCACGTTTTGCCCGCTCGGGTTCACTGTCGACATCGAAATGCAACAACGCATGAGCGTACTCGTGGATTAACGTAACAGCGAGGTCAGCCTGATTCGTTCGGGCTTTTGCTTCCACCACAGGGTGGAACGAATGGATGCATCGGTACTTGCAGACGCCCATCGCATCTCCGTACTTCCACTCATCAGGCTCAATTATTCGAACGGTCACCCCGAGGTCTTCAGCCACCCCCGTGAGCTTCACCACGAGATCGCCAGCGTCCCCCGTCGCCGCAGTCTCCAACTCGGGAAGGGGCTCACCCTCCGTCTGAGAGACATCAAAGACAGTCGTAGGTCTGAACCCGACTAGCCCTTTCGACCACTCTCCTGGAGGCCTCTTGTCGTACTCACAGTCGATCTGGTCGTGGTAGCTGGGTGAATTCTTGCACTTCGGACAGCGCTTGGCGATGATCGGAGCCCAGATCCAGATCGCCTGTTCGCCCTTCTGGACGTGCCTATCGAAGTCGTTTCGCCAGGTGTGATAGCCGGCGACTCTCGTTGCTTCGGGACACTGGAGTTTGATGAGCAGCGTATTTCGATGCGAGTAGTCATGGAAGCGACTCTGGACATCAAGCCACTCCTGGAATTCTTTGCTTTCCTGTGCATCATCGACGTGGTCGACGAGCTCGCCGATCCAGTGTTCAATCGTACTGTGCATCTCATCGTGTCGGGTATCGCTCTCCTCGAAGGAAACCGACGTCTCACTCTGTGTAGCCATGATTTTCACACGACGAGTTCTGCTTCTTCAGAACGCGCCGCACCCCTTGGGGCGCGAAAAAACACTGCGGTTAGGCTGGTGGGAAGTAGACGCTCTGTTCACCAGCTAGCTCTTCGAGATGGTTCCGGTGTCGGTGCGCAAAATAACAGTCGTAACTGCAGTACCCACAGAGATCCCCGGTATCGTACTCAGCCACGTAGGGTCCACGTTCGGTCGACCAGACGTTCATACTGCACTCAGAACACGCTGGGCACTCGATATCGCTCGGAGAGGTCCCACGATACGCATACTCGACACCGACATCCTGGAGCGTCGACTCGGGCCAGACGCCGTGTGCCTGCCAGAACTCTCGAACCTTCCCAAGACTGTGCCGTACGGTTTTCCGAACCGTCACGTGATCGGAATCACGACCACTGTCGTCCCAGCCACGATCGGTCCAGAACTCACCAAATTGAGCTCCTCGATGCAAGCCGTTCCAGTCAAGAGTACATCCAGATCACACCATCACGGGAGGAAGTAAATTCTGAAACGGTCAACCACCAACTCTACGGCCTCCATGAATATGGTCGAGGAAGGAAACTCCCACTCGATATGGAACTCCATATTGAGAGTATCGAGGGAGTTTCCAACTTCGAGTTGATCATCTACAAACCAGCTGGAGAACCCCAATTCCAATTCCTCATCGGCCCTGGAGAAAGGGGAGACGCCAACTGTGACAAACTAGAGAGTACAACACGCTCCCAGTATCCAGACGGATACAAATTCGACCGCAAGCACTTCGATATAACCGATGTGTTCGATGACGTTCCACACATGGTTCGCTACGAAGGAATTGAAGAACGCCGTAAAGACTGGATGACTACCCTCACAACATACGACACTGAGGAAACTGACCGCTCCCCAATCTCAAACCTGCTTGAAACAGTCATCCAAGACGACGGCGCAGTACTCTTCCAACTCATCTTCGAGCCAAGAAGTAACTGGGCAGCAAAGGCAGAAAGACAAAAAGGAATCCTCAAACAAGGTTGCCACACCCAAGGAGGACTCATTCTGCGTACTGTCATGGATGCTGTCCTAGGCGTATCCGACGAAGAAAAACAAGAACGCCACCGAGGAGAAACACCAGAAGACGTTGGTGGAACAATCCACGATTCACAGACTAGTGGCAGACGATCTGGCACAAGTAGAATGGGTCAAATCGACCTGAAAGACCCATCTCACACTTACAATGTGAGTATGAGAATAGCAGCCGAAAACCAAGCTGTCGCAACCAATGTCGAAGACTCTCTGAACAACCTCAGTGGTCAGTTCTACCAGATCGATGGGAACTACCTAGAACGGAACGAAAATGAATACAAGCGGATGCTGAACCACGGGATCACCTACCCTAACGGATACGAGATGGTGTCCCGTCGCAAGCCGATCCTCGTCTGTAACATTAACGAGCTTGCCAACTTCATTACCGTTCCTTCAATTGATTCCTTACCAAAAGCCAGCCGTGGTGGTACTGGTGGGATGCCCAAAGCTCAGTCCCCACTAACATCCCCTAATGAAGAGGTGTTCAAAGAGTTCAGTGGTGGCATGACAATCGGAAGAGCAGTAACAGAACTTCGAGATCAAGAGGGTGAAGACAAAGACGTAATCAGTGCAATCGAAAGCAAAAAAGAATGGTTCGACACCCTCTCTCGAAGGGATGCAATTGGACTCTCTGGACCAGATCTAAGACACCACTACCTACGAGCTGCAACAACTGGTAGTGGTAAGTCCGTCGCGACTATGAACGACATGCTGACTTCATACAAGGACCTCAAAGGACCGACAATGCTGATCGATCCAAAGGGAGGTGATATGTGTGAAAACTATTTGCGTTGTCACAGAACCCTGTTCGGTGATCTCGACGATGTGGAATACATGAAGATCCCTGAGAAAGATGGGATGATTCCCGGTATGCCGTTCTTCGATCTCCGACCATTGATCGAAGGTGCAGGCAGGACCAGAGAAACTGCTGTCCAAGACATCATCGATCACTACTTCCAGCTTCTCCGATTCGTCCTTGGAGAAGATACAGTACAACAGAGGGTGTCATAGAAAGCGTCACACACGAAGACGCAGGATGTTGGAACTGTGTCTACGAGCGCCAGCATCCTGCAAGAGGAGACTTCTATCGACGAGTTCTTCAATGTAATGGCGACCGAGACGCTCGCGTTGTTCGAGCATCTTGAGTTCGACTTTCTCGAAGAATTCGATGTGTTCGCCCCCGCTCGCCGGGGGCGAACACGAGATCATCACCCACCAGCACTCTTCCGAGCGTTCCTGCACTGCTACTACAAGAACGTCTACGGCATCCGTCCAGTCACGCGAGAACTCCAGAACACGGTCGTCTGGCTCAGCTGTGGCTTCGATCGACCGCCGTCGAGAGACGCGGTCGATCGCTTCCTCACCGACCTCGAACACGTCGTCGACGAGGTCTTCGACCGCCTCGTCGAGCAGGCCGCCTGCCGCGGCCTGCTCGACTTGACCTACTCCATCGATTCCACCGACGTGAGGACGATGCCCGCCGACCAAGACGCGTCGAAAGGCTACGATCCAACCGCCGAAGAGTACTACCACGGCTACGGCTGTACGATCGTCTCGACCGGGCAAAAGATCCCGATTGCCGCGGAGTTCACCGAGAGCAAGCAAGCGCCAGAGGAGACGGCGATGCGCGTCACGTGTGACGCGCTCGCCGTCGAGAAACCGATCTGGATGCTTGGAGACAGCGCCTACGACACGCTCGGCTGGCACGACCACCTGCTGGCCGCAGGGGTCGTGCCAGTCGCTCCGTACAACGCACGAAACACCGACGATCCGAAAGACATCGAGTACAGGGTCGAAGCCCGCATCGACGAACACAGCGAGGACGTTCAGCTGAAGCAATCGACGCTAGACGAGACGTACAACCGCCGGAGTGGAGTCGAACGAACCAACGACGCCGTCAAGGACTGCGGCCTCGGGCACGTTCGCGCCCGAGGCCGCGTCCACGCACGAGCACAAGTGTTCCTCGCGCTGTGCCTTCGTCTCGTTATTGCGATCACCAACGACGAACGCGGAGACAATCCAGGAAGCACCGTCATCACGCTATGAGAACTATTCTATGACACCCTCTACAGTATTAGTTACTCGAATAGTACTGAGAAATCATTTACCACCCAACAAGTCTTCTTCTCCGCTTGATTCACCGCCACCCATATCAGCGGTTTCTGAACGTGTCGGCTGTTGCTGAAGTTGTTGATGAGCCGTTCGCCATTTTTCAGTCGACGGGATACTGCCTGCGCCGTGCTCAGTATGTCGATTTCGAACTTGAATCAATACTGGAGTATTCATCGAATCCCCAGATACTACTGCTTGTCCAGGTGTTAACCCTGGCAACTCACGCAGAACATCTTCACCAGCGGCCTCAACGCTATTCTTAATGGCATCTTGATCAGTTGGGTTCTGGATCTTCATCGTCACTTGCGTACCGCACTGCGAAAGCACATCCTGATCGATTTTTGATGGCCGCTGGCTAATAATTCCGAGTCCGAATCCGAACTTTCGACCTTCAGACGTAATTGTCCGCATAATACCGAGAGATGGTGCATCTCCTGTCGCGGGTGCGAACCGGTGTCCTTCTTCGAATAACGAGAACAGAGGAAAATCAATGATTTCACCATCATAGTCAGGATCATCTCCGCGTTGACGGACTGCAGCTAGGCGGGCTTCGTACAACCGACGAAGGAGTACAGTGGCAATCATTTGCTGGTCTCGTCGACCGAGTGTATCCATCTGCAAAACCGTACATCGACCAGGAGCCACCAATTCATTGAGCGCAACGTTTGCATCTCTTGTGAACAAGTCGTTGCGTTGGATCGAGCGCCGAAGGCGCCATTCTAATGCACCAACACTCGCATCGTCGTCATCATAACGATCCCGCATTGCATCCATTAATTCGTTGACTCCCCACGTCCGGGAATCCGACTGCTGCATTGCACGCCATCCACCAGCAAGACGCTCTTGCATCCGATCACTAGGATCATCGAGTACAGCCATTACATCATCAACACTGAGTTCTGAAATCCGGATTCGAAGATTTTCTGGATTAAAGTACTGTACTTCAGGCCGGTATCCGTCTTCACCCTCAAACACCTCCTCTCCTCGCATCTCGGATAGTGTATCGTACTCTCCATGTGGATCGAACACTAACAGTGATGCACGGATATCCGGCATCATCATTTCTTCCATGAGGACACCTGCGGTGTACGATTTACCGGACCCAGTGGAGGCAAGGATGGCTAAGTGTGTCGCAGCGAACTCGTCAATTGGTACATGCACGTTCACTGCATTGGTTTCACGGTTGAGTAACCATCCCATGTGAGCCAACCCATTACGCTCTGTCACGTCGACGGAACTCACATCAACCTCACCAGTGTTGGTAAGGGCGTCCTCACGACCAATACCGAGGTTCGGTAGAACAGCTTCTAACAGCGCATCAGAAGCGGTCCGGAGTTGCGTCCCTGGTCGTGGGAGCTGCCGAGGATTAGAGAACGTCTGCATCTGTGTGTCATAGAACCCGATTACGGTGGCTTCGAGACGGTAGAGGTCGATATCATCCGTGGGAACACCGAGAGTCCCAGCGACTGTTTCTGGAGCAATACTCGGGTCTGCCATGAACGTTTCAGGAAGCCCTCTTGCTTGCTCTCGGTTCGTAACCCGGGCAAGTACATCTTGAGCAGTTCCCTCCACAGTAATTGAGTAGGTTATGAACTCACCAGTCTTTACAGCTTGCTCATCAGGGGTAACAATGAAGAACTCATTTGGTCCGTCTCCAGGAGCGGCAACAGTCCCGACAAGAGCCTCATCAGCCGACGTGGAATTTTGTGGAGGACTCATCGCATCACCCCTCTATCGACTGACGACTGCCAACGAACGTCTTTCTCGATGATATCAAGTAATCGTTGGTGTTCTTCAGCAGGGAATAACTGGCTGAGACGCTCAACCAATGTGAGCGTTACTTCCGCACCAAGTGGACCTGCAACGTCGAGTAGCCGTTCCATATACGCGAGTTGGATTCCGCCATCAGTAGTTGTGTGAAACGCACGAATCACGCCATCTGGACATCGTTCGACGATATCTTCGACAGCAAGAGTCCAGCGGGGCATCTGATGATCTGGTTCCTCAATTGTA
This sequence is a window from Halohasta litchfieldiae. Protein-coding genes within it:
- a CDS encoding transposase, with the translated sequence MATETLALFEHLEFDFLEEFDVFAPARRGRTRDHHPPALFRAFLHCYYKNVYGIRPVTRELQNTVVWLSCGFDRPPSRDAVDRFLTDLEHVVDEVFDRLVEQAACRGLLDLTYSIDSTDVRTMPADQDASKGYDPTAEEYYHGYGCTIVSTGQKIPIAAEFTESKQAPEETAMRVTCDALAVEKPIWMLGDSAYDTLGWHDHLLAAGVVPVAPYNARNTDDPKDIEYRVEARIDEHSEDVQLKQSTLDETYNRRSGVERTNDAVKDCGLGHVRARGRVHARAQVFLALCLRLVIAITNDERGDNPGSTVITL
- a CDS encoding ArdC-like ssDNA-binding domain-containing protein translates to MATQSETSVSFEESDTRHDEMHSTIEHWIGELVDHVDDAQESKEFQEWLDVQSRFHDYSHRNTLLIKLQCPEATRVAGYHTWRNDFDRHVQKGEQAIWIWAPIIAKRCPKCKNSPSYHDQIDCEYDKRPPGEWSKGLVGFRPTTVFDVSQTEGEPLPELETAATGDAGDLVVKLTGVAEDLGVTVRIIEPDEWKYGDAMGVCKYRCIHSFHPVVEAKARTNQADLAVTLIHEYAHALLHFDVDSEPERAKREVEAEAVAYIVGRFFDLDTSGSAFYLAAWENEDSEVIQDRLGRISSTAQEIIEAVSKI
- a CDS encoding type II toxin-antitoxin system VapC family toxin encodes the protein MAVAVVDANILIDYKDTSPDTRHERAENIVYAIDRGDLPTARITNYVLLETLNWIHERQRHDIAVDLKTRLANSAGFEVVHCAQKDFHRAMELFESYESLSFGDATIAAYMQRTGIEYLYSFDDDFDGIEGITRLDTPDNPFN
- a CDS encoding TATA-box-binding protein, giving the protein MTAPTETIEIQNVVASTGIDQELDLETLVDDIPGAEFNPDNFPGLVDRTQDPKAAALIFRSGKIVCTGAASVNDVHEALEIIFEKLRELGIPITDSPEITVQNIVSSADLGYDLNLNALAIGLGLEDVEYEPEQFPGLVYRMEDPEVVILLFGSGKIVITGGKFAEDATAAVENIVEKIDDLGLLG
- a CDS encoding AbrB/MazE/SpoVT family DNA-binding domain-containing protein; this translates as MAAEEAPEETKVSDRGMVTIPADLRRHLDIEPGDKLRWNTDEEGNLSVEVVKQRYGAFEDDDMKAPMGGDSLETHDLAGNEEDLVFTEDS
- a CDS encoding ATP-binding protein codes for the protein MSPPQNSTSADEALVGTVAAPGDGPNEFFIVTPDEQAVKTGEFITYSITVEGTAQDVLARVTNREQARGLPETFMADPSIAPETVAGTLGVPTDDIDLYRLEATVIGFYDTQMQTFSNPRQLPRPGTQLRTASDALLEAVLPNLGIGREDALTNTGEVDVSSVDVTERNGLAHMGWLLNRETNAVNVHVPIDEFAATHLAILASTGSGKSYTAGVLMEEMMMPDIRASLLVFDPHGEYDTLSEMRGEEVFEGEDGYRPEVQYFNPENLRIRISELSVDDVMAVLDDPSDRMQERLAGGWRAMQQSDSRTWGVNELMDAMRDRYDDDDASVGALEWRLRRSIQRNDLFTRDANVALNELVAPGRCTVLQMDTLGRRDQQMIATVLLRRLYEARLAAVRQRGDDPDYDGEIIDFPLFSLFEEGHRFAPATGDAPSLGIMRTITSEGRKFGFGLGIISQRPSKIDQDVLSQCGTQVTMKIQNPTDQDAIKNSVEAAGEDVLRELPGLTPGQAVVSGDSMNTPVLIQVRNRHTEHGAGSIPSTEKWRTAHQQLQQQPTRSETADMGGGESSGEEDLLGGK